A window of the Brassica oleracea var. oleracea cultivar TO1000 chromosome C1, BOL, whole genome shotgun sequence genome harbors these coding sequences:
- the LOC106329353 gene encoding glutathione S-transferase T3-like: MDLLNHQQPNTQPSVDISASNVSLFGPWSEEENVEAHTVEYRKKRRKWTPTEDQVLISAWLNTSKDPVVGNEQKTIAFWKCIAAYFAASPKLSGLQTGEPTHCKQRWGKINEGVCKFVGCYVTATKEKSSGQNENDVMKLAHEIYFNDYKAKFTLEHAWLELRHDQKWCGASTTKDKVQSKRRKLDEHSAQSSTFVAGEDDQSKRPIGVKAAKAKGKRAVINATKLDEEEKELQSIWSIR; the protein is encoded by the coding sequence ATGGATCTCTTAAACCATCAACAACCAAACACTCAACCTAGTGTAGATATCTCTGCGTCGAATGTCTCTTTGTTCGGTCCTTGGTCTGAAGAAGAAAACGTTGAAGCCCACACTGTGGAGTACCGTAAAAAGAGAAGGAAGTGGACACCAACAGAGGATCAGGTGCTCATCAGTGCTTGGTTGAACACCTCCAAAGACCCTGTAGTTGGGAATGAGCAAAAAACCATTGCGTTTTGGAAATGCATTGCAGCTTATTTTGCTGCAAGTCCCAAGCTATCTGGTTTGCAAACGGGAGAGCCTACTCATTGCAAACAAAGGTGGGGGAAGATCAATGAGGGCGTCTGCAAGTTCGTTGGCTGCTATGTTACGGCAACAAAAGAGAAATCAAGTGGCCAGAACGAGAATGATGTAATGAAACTGGCTCATGAGATTTACTTCAATGACTACAAGGCGAAGTTTACCCTTGAGCACGCATGGTTGGAGCTGCGACACGATCAGAAATGGTGTGGCGCATCTACAACTAAAGATAAGGTGCAGTCAAAAAGGAGGAAGTTAGATGAGCACTCTGCACAATCATCAACTTTTGTGGCTGGAGAGGATGATCAATCCAAGCGCCCCATTGGAGTTAAAGCGGCAAAGGCGAAAGGAAAAAGGGCTGTGATCAATGCAACGAAGTTGGATGAGGAAGAAAAGGAGTTGCAGAGCATCTGGAGTATTAGATAG
- the LOC106342556 gene encoding putative glutathione-specific gamma-glutamylcyclotransferase 2, giving the protein MVMWVFGYGSLVWNPGFHYDEKVLGFIKGYKRVFDLACIDHRGTPEHPARTCTLEKDEEAICWGAAFCVRGGPEKERLAMEYLERRECEYDLKTCVDFYKEDDPLKPSVTGVIVFTSTPDKVSNKYYLGPAPLEDMARQIATANGPCGNNRDYLFLLEKAMHDIGHEEDYVIELANEVRKVLAESSMKKVTPVKEPRASRVVNKAKSNVPTAHQILPHQPEAVATTI; this is encoded by the exons ATGGTGATGTGGGTCTTTGGATATGGCTCTCTTGTGTGGAACCCAGGATTTCATTACGATGAGAAAGTGCTTGGTTTCATCAAAGGATATAAACGTGTCTTTGATCTTG CTTGCATTGATCACAGAGGTACACCAGAACACCCTGCAAGAACTTGCACACTCGAGAAAGATGAAGAAGCCATATGC TGGGGTGCTGCATTCTGTGTCCGTGGAGGGCCAGAAAAGGAACGTCTGGCTATGGAG TACTTGGAACGTAGAGAGTGCGAATATGATCTCAAGACATGTGTGGACTTTTACAAG GAAGATGATCCCCTGAAGCCATCTGTAACTGGAGTGATAGT ATTCACTTCTACTCCAGACAAGGTCTCCAATAAGTATTACCTTGGACCTGCGCCATTAGAAGACATGGCAAG ACAAATTGCGACAGCCAATGGACCATGTGGTAACAACAGAGATTACCTCTTCCTGCTAGAGAAGGCAATGCACGATATCG GGCATGAGGAGGATTATGTTATAGAGCTGGCAAACGAGGTGAGGAAAGTTTTAGCGGAGTCCTCGATGAAGAAAGTGACACCCGTGAAGGAACCAAGAGCTAGCCGTGTGGTTAACAAGGCAAAGAGCAATGTCCCCACGGCTCATCAGATACTTCCTCATCAACCTGAAGCTGTTGCCACTACGATATAG